One part of the Pirellulales bacterium genome encodes these proteins:
- a CDS encoding metal ABC transporter ATP-binding protein, producing the protein MAKIPVEIHDMTVAYQRKPVLWDIDLIVPEGELIGIIGPNGAGKSTLIKAVLGLLPLASGKVEIYGQPAERQRHLIGYVPQRETVDWDFPVNALDVVLMGTYGRLGWFRRPGAVERRLARECLQKVGMLEYAERQIRQLSGGQQQRVFLARALAQDAQIYFLDEPFAGVDAATEQAIVRILQDLRKQGKTVLVVHHDLNTVELYFDSVILLNLRLIAAGPTRTTFTPDNLQTTFGGRLTILDQAVEAVHRGQHLP; encoded by the coding sequence ATGGCAAAAATTCCCGTTGAGATCCATGACATGACGGTGGCCTACCAGCGCAAGCCGGTGTTGTGGGATATCGACCTGATTGTGCCGGAAGGGGAGTTGATCGGCATCATCGGGCCTAATGGCGCGGGTAAATCCACACTTATCAAGGCTGTGTTGGGACTTCTACCGTTGGCCAGTGGCAAAGTCGAAATTTATGGCCAACCCGCCGAGCGGCAGCGGCACTTGATTGGTTATGTGCCCCAACGCGAAACGGTGGATTGGGATTTTCCCGTGAATGCCCTGGACGTGGTGTTGATGGGGACTTACGGGCGGTTGGGATGGTTTCGACGCCCCGGAGCGGTGGAACGCCGCTTGGCCCGCGAGTGTCTGCAAAAAGTGGGAATGTTGGAATATGCCGAGCGGCAAATCCGCCAATTATCCGGCGGTCAGCAGCAGCGCGTGTTTTTGGCCCGAGCGCTCGCCCAAGATGCGCAGATTTATTTTTTAGATGAGCCATTTGCGGGGGTGGATGCCGCAACCGAACAAGCGATCGTGCGCATCCTGCAAGATCTGCGCAAACAGGGAAAAACGGTCCTGGTGGTGCACCACGATTTAAATACTGTCGAACTGTACTTTGACAGCGTGATCCTGCTGAATCTACGTCTCATTGCCGCCGGGCCGACGCGCACGACATTTACCCCGGATAATTTGCAAACCACTTTTGGCGGCCGATTAACTATTTTGGATCAAGCGGTGGAGGCGGTCCACCGGGGGCAACACTTGCCATGA
- a CDS encoding iron chelate uptake ABC transporter family permease subunit, with the protein MSSVTLTVLCGTSLLGAIAGTIGAWSVLRRQALAGDLISHAALPGICLAYWFTGERDYGTLLIGAMTTGLLSVLLVSYLTRRTRTKDDAAIGIVLSVFFSLGVVGLSLIQRDPRLSRQSAGLATFALGQAANLSTGDLWWIGGVGGTALAIMLLCYKEFKLLSFDVNFARSLGLPILTLDIALMTCLAAVTVIGIKAAGVLLSPALLIIPAVTARLWVDQLGKLLWLAAAIGAVMGCLGTLLTAGEGQAWLAARGWYTPPELPTGPVIVLCGAVAFGLSLLLAPQNGVFARYLRQTQYQHRIARENFLRALYELHERQPPRQQTWSRKELLEWHSWDTSGLERQIALALQRGDLRENAAGVAFTEEGLRNAQSVTRAHRLWELFLIQGANIARDHVDRDADGIEHLLSPELLAELESELRAAGRWPVHDPVPASPHAVQS; encoded by the coding sequence ATGAGCAGCGTCACCCTCACTGTTTTGTGTGGCACGAGCCTGCTGGGAGCCATTGCCGGTACCATCGGCGCGTGGTCGGTCTTGCGGCGACAAGCCCTGGCGGGAGATTTGATATCTCACGCCGCCTTGCCGGGGATTTGCCTGGCATATTGGTTCACGGGAGAGCGCGACTATGGGACGCTGCTTATCGGAGCCATGACCACCGGGCTGCTTAGCGTGCTATTGGTCAGTTACCTGACCCGCCGGACCCGGACCAAGGATGATGCCGCCATTGGCATCGTGCTAAGCGTCTTTTTTTCGCTAGGAGTCGTCGGACTCTCGCTGATCCAACGCGATCCCCGGCTCTCGCGGCAATCCGCCGGGCTGGCAACCTTTGCCCTGGGTCAAGCGGCAAATCTTTCCACAGGCGATCTTTGGTGGATTGGGGGCGTGGGGGGAACCGCGCTGGCGATCATGCTGCTTTGCTACAAGGAATTCAAACTACTCAGCTTTGACGTCAACTTTGCCCGGTCGTTGGGTTTGCCCATTTTGACCCTGGATATCGCGCTGATGACTTGCTTGGCCGCCGTGACCGTCATCGGCATCAAGGCCGCTGGCGTGCTGCTTAGTCCGGCGCTGCTCATCATTCCCGCGGTAACCGCGCGGCTGTGGGTGGATCAACTGGGCAAGCTTTTATGGTTAGCCGCGGCGATTGGCGCGGTCATGGGCTGCCTGGGAACGCTCTTAACGGCGGGAGAGGGCCAAGCCTGGCTGGCCGCGCGGGGATGGTATACTCCCCCGGAACTACCCACCGGACCGGTGATCGTGCTGTGCGGCGCGGTTGCGTTTGGTCTGTCGTTGCTGCTCGCCCCGCAAAACGGAGTCTTTGCCCGTTATTTGCGCCAAACCCAATATCAACACCGCATCGCGCGGGAAAACTTTTTACGCGCTTTATATGAGCTGCACGAACGTCAGCCCCCGCGCCAGCAAACCTGGAGCCGCAAAGAATTACTCGAGTGGCATTCCTGGGACACGTCCGGATTAGAGCGTCAAATTGCCCTAGCCCTGCAGCGGGGAGACCTGCGGGAAAATGCCGCCGGCGTAGCCTTTACCGAGGAAGGCTTGCGCAACGCGCAAAGCGTGACCCGCGCGCATCGGCTGTGGGAACTGTTTTTGATCCAGGGGGCAAATATCGCCCGGGATCATGTGGATCGCGACGCCGATGGCATCGAGCATCTCTTGTCGCCGGAATTATTGGCGGAGCTAGAGTCGGAACTACGCGCCGCCGGACGCTGGCCCGTGCATGATCCCGTCCCCGCTTCTCCGCACGCGGTGCAATCATGA
- a CDS encoding metal ABC transporter permease yields MNGLTWWFTESWQWWLFITAALTSVSCGMLGVVLVLRKLSLMGDAISHAVLPGLVLAFVLTGSIDPGMMLLGAFIVGLLTTWLIELLGRSGAIAADAGMGVVFTSLFAVGVVLIAVFTQGKVDLDIDCVLQGHLAHVATVTRNYFGWEIPAAVPALAATLVVNLLFLVIWRKELLVSAFDWEFAQAQGLRPAWVHYALMALTAMTTVASFEVVGSILVIAMLILPAATAQLLTNRWQWLLPLAVLLALLSAYLGIVLSLTPWLENAEPAALVAVTGGVIYALAVAFSPTEGLAFVWWRQAAERLRIMCEDLLAVLFRIAELAPAKTLGTRELASAIGGGWLAWLAIWSVRRRNQIIFAEGGWQLTTEGRGTAKRLVRSHRLWEAWLVRHLGLPLDHVHAPAERMEHFIDHELQAEIAAQIAPPPQAPLLDPHGKEIPE; encoded by the coding sequence ATGAATGGCCTGACCTGGTGGTTTACGGAAAGCTGGCAATGGTGGTTGTTTATCACCGCCGCCCTCACCAGCGTCAGTTGCGGCATGCTGGGGGTGGTGCTGGTCCTGCGCAAGCTTAGCCTGATGGGGGATGCCATTTCCCATGCCGTGCTGCCGGGCTTGGTGTTGGCGTTTGTGCTGACCGGTTCCATTGATCCCGGCATGATGCTCTTGGGAGCGTTTATCGTCGGGCTGCTGACGACCTGGCTGATAGAACTGCTCGGCCGCAGCGGCGCGATCGCCGCGGATGCCGGTATGGGCGTGGTGTTTACCTCTCTATTTGCCGTGGGGGTGGTGCTCATCGCGGTGTTTACGCAGGGAAAGGTGGACTTGGATATTGATTGCGTGTTGCAGGGGCATTTGGCCCATGTGGCGACCGTCACACGGAATTATTTTGGATGGGAAATTCCCGCGGCGGTGCCGGCGCTGGCCGCGACGCTGGTGGTGAATTTGCTGTTTTTAGTGATTTGGCGCAAGGAACTGCTGGTCAGCGCGTTTGATTGGGAATTTGCACAAGCGCAGGGGCTGCGCCCCGCCTGGGTGCATTATGCGCTGATGGCCCTCACGGCGATGACCACGGTGGCTTCTTTTGAAGTGGTTGGCTCGATTCTAGTAATCGCCATGTTGATTTTGCCCGCCGCCACGGCGCAATTATTGACCAATCGTTGGCAATGGCTGCTCCCCCTGGCGGTATTGCTGGCGTTGTTGTCGGCCTATTTGGGAATTGTGCTCAGTTTGACGCCCTGGCTAGAAAACGCCGAGCCTGCCGCGCTGGTGGCGGTGACGGGAGGGGTCATCTACGCCTTGGCCGTGGCTTTCTCTCCCACCGAAGGGTTGGCTTTTGTCTGGTGGCGACAAGCGGCGGAGCGGCTGCGCATCATGTGCGAGGACTTGCTGGCGGTGCTGTTTCGGATTGCGGAACTCGCCCCGGCAAAAACGTTGGGGACCCGCGAACTGGCCAGCGCGATCGGCGGGGGATGGCTGGCGTGGCTGGCGATCTGGTCGGTGCGGCGGCGAAATCAGATTATCTTTGCCGAAGGAGGCTGGCAACTTACCACCGAGGGACGTGGCACCGCCAAGCGGCTGGTGCGCTCGCACCGGCTGTGGGAGGCTTGGCTCGTGCGGCATTTGGGGTTGCCCCTGGATCATGTGCATGCCCCCGCCGAGCGGATGGAACACTTTATCGATCACGAGCTGCAGGCGGAAATCGCGGCCCAAATCGCCCCTCCGCCACAAGCGCCCCTGCTGGATCCCCATGGCAAGGAGATACCGGAATAG
- the floA gene encoding flotillin-like protein FloA (flotillin-like protein involved in membrane lipid rafts) has product MIYDVLLGIFLVVVGIFMLVLLIIYGNLWFQAYMSNASISIWNLVGMSLRQVNAQTIVKAKIIAMQSGIANDPQAQITTRRLEAHYLAGGDIPRVITALVAAHRAGIDLDFDRACAIDLAGRDVLEAVQTSVNPKVISCPDPNISRRNMLSAVAKNGIELNVKAKVTVRTNLTQLIGGATEETIIARVGEGIITAIGSADTHSVVMENPDMISRTVLSRGLDAQTAFEIVAINIEEIQLGNNIGARLQADQAEANTRVARAEAAGRRALAVSMEQEMKAKVAENRAKVVLAEAEVPIAMAEAFRTGRMQGLDDK; this is encoded by the coding sequence ATGATTTATGATGTTTTGCTGGGAATTTTCTTGGTTGTGGTCGGGATTTTCATGCTGGTCCTGTTGATCATCTATGGAAATCTGTGGTTTCAAGCCTACATGTCCAATGCCAGCATCTCCATCTGGAATTTGGTCGGCATGAGCTTGCGCCAGGTCAACGCCCAAACAATTGTCAAAGCCAAAATCATCGCCATGCAGTCGGGAATCGCCAATGACCCGCAGGCGCAAATCACCACCCGGCGGCTAGAGGCGCACTATTTGGCGGGGGGGGACATTCCGCGTGTGATCACGGCGCTGGTCGCGGCGCACCGGGCCGGGATTGATTTGGACTTTGATCGGGCCTGCGCGATCGACCTGGCGGGACGGGACGTACTCGAAGCGGTGCAAACCAGCGTCAATCCCAAGGTGATTTCCTGTCCCGACCCTAACATCAGCCGCCGCAATATGCTCAGCGCGGTGGCTAAAAATGGCATCGAGCTGAATGTCAAGGCCAAGGTGACCGTCCGCACCAATCTGACGCAATTGATCGGCGGTGCAACCGAAGAGACCATTATCGCCCGCGTGGGCGAAGGAATCATTACGGCGATCGGCTCTGCCGACACGCATAGCGTAGTCATGGAAAACCCCGACATGATCTCGCGCACCGTGCTTAGCCGGGGGCTTGACGCCCAGACCGCGTTTGAGATTGTGGCGATCAATATCGAGGAAATCCAGTTGGGAAATAACATCGGTGCTCGCCTCCAGGCGGACCAGGCCGAGGCCAACACCCGGGTCGCGCGGGCGGAGGCCGCCGGTCGGCGGGCTTTGGCGGTTTCGATGGAACAAGAAATGAAAGCCAAAGTGGCCGAAAACCGCGCCAAAGTGGTCCTGGCCGAAGCGGAGGTTCCCATTGCCATGGCGGAAGCTTTTCGCACCGGACGGATGCAAGGCCTGGACGACAAATAA
- a CDS encoding zinc ribbon domain-containing protein gives MTETQPPLVDQQARALDLPLPAGTSCQACGSPVDERDRFCPACGSTRDNMVAPNLATGNGIQELPEIPPAESPLETASHQKHFRCQNCSAEINIDPGQRSYVCPFCESTYVIELTDHSQRQRPEFVLGFGITPAAAWEKFQQWLRSKTWFHPLDLQKIDLPDRLRGVYLPFWSFSMLAVADWEAMIGEYWYRTETYTTTVNGKTETHTRQVQETEWWPLAGNFHHYYYGYLISGSKGLAQNYADAIQPYHLQGIKRFEPYFLAGWLSEEYSLERDEAERICRGVFQKATIRDIDAFLPGDTHRDLQSRVEFQNVSSDLILLPIYLLTYQYKNRTYHFVMNGQTGKIHGERPFSWIRLGLYALAAILLGLIIGVGLQAFT, from the coding sequence ATGACGGAGACGCAGCCGCCGTTGGTCGACCAGCAAGCCCGTGCTTTGGATCTACCACTCCCCGCAGGGACCAGTTGTCAAGCGTGCGGCAGTCCCGTGGACGAGCGGGACCGTTTTTGTCCGGCATGCGGCTCCACCCGTGATAACATGGTCGCCCCCAATCTGGCGACGGGAAACGGAATTCAGGAATTACCCGAAATTCCCCCCGCGGAGTCCCCGCTGGAGACCGCCAGTCATCAAAAACACTTTCGCTGCCAAAATTGCAGCGCTGAAATCAACATTGATCCGGGACAACGCAGTTACGTTTGTCCCTTTTGTGAATCGACGTACGTGATTGAGCTGACGGACCACAGCCAACGCCAACGTCCGGAATTTGTGCTGGGGTTTGGCATCACTCCCGCGGCGGCCTGGGAAAAGTTTCAACAGTGGCTCCGCTCCAAGACCTGGTTTCATCCGTTAGATCTGCAAAAAATCGACCTGCCCGACCGGCTCCGCGGGGTGTATTTGCCCTTTTGGTCGTTTAGCATGCTGGCCGTCGCCGATTGGGAGGCGATGATCGGCGAATACTGGTATCGGACCGAAACCTACACCACCACCGTCAATGGCAAGACCGAAACCCATACCCGCCAAGTGCAAGAAACCGAATGGTGGCCGTTGGCCGGAAATTTTCATCACTATTATTACGGCTACCTGATCTCCGGCAGCAAAGGGCTGGCCCAAAACTATGCCGATGCCATCCAGCCGTACCACTTGCAGGGAATCAAGCGCTTTGAACCATATTTCTTGGCTGGCTGGCTGAGCGAGGAATATTCCCTGGAACGGGACGAGGCGGAACGAATTTGCCGCGGCGTCTTTCAAAAAGCCACCATTCGCGATATTGACGCTTTCTTGCCCGGGGACACCCATCGTGACCTGCAATCCCGGGTTGAGTTTCAGAATGTCAGTTCGGACTTGATCTTATTGCCGATTTACTTGCTCACCTACCAATACAAAAATCGCACCTACCACTTTGTCATGAATGGCCAAACTGGCAAAATCCACGGCGAGCGGCCATTTTCTTGGATACGGTTGGGCCTCTATGCCCTAGCGGCTATTTTGCTGGGATTGATCATTGGCGTGGGCTTGCAGGCTTTTACCTAG
- a CDS encoding zinc ribbon domain-containing protein has product MSDLLIKCNVCGAVQDEEDLFCSECGTEVPRRAEQSEEQHTRQSTHNFICQGCGASMSYDAHAGALRCPFCGSESLAAQEDSTEILPRWVIPFFSDRAQAEAALRAWLRKGIWRPGDLSEQALVVAMQPVLIPYWVFAAETHTYWTADTSDVPWSASGTWRPIAGEHRGSYESVLVGTSSALTPAEMQALGEYNLDQAQPPDKVKLDDFTSERFVVPRKYARPLARQGLEARERAACARYVPGNQRNLKVNVRIVELTSYPILAPVWIMAYRYRDQVYRFLCNGQTGISTGKAPLSYKKIGLAIALLFVLIGIIVAFMLLN; this is encoded by the coding sequence ATGTCGGATCTATTGATCAAATGCAATGTGTGCGGGGCGGTCCAGGACGAGGAGGACTTGTTTTGCTCCGAATGCGGCACCGAGGTCCCCCGCCGCGCGGAACAGAGCGAGGAACAGCACACGCGACAATCGACGCATAACTTTATTTGCCAGGGCTGCGGCGCGTCCATGAGTTATGACGCTCACGCGGGAGCGCTGCGCTGCCCGTTTTGCGGATCCGAAAGCCTAGCCGCGCAAGAGGATTCGACGGAAATTTTGCCCCGTTGGGTAATACCCTTTTTCAGCGATCGAGCGCAAGCGGAAGCAGCGCTCCGGGCCTGGTTACGCAAGGGCATTTGGCGGCCGGGGGATCTCAGCGAGCAAGCCCTGGTCGTGGCGATGCAGCCGGTGCTGATCCCGTATTGGGTATTTGCCGCCGAGACGCACACTTACTGGACCGCCGACACTAGCGACGTCCCCTGGTCGGCCAGCGGGACCTGGCGGCCGATCGCGGGAGAGCATCGCGGCAGCTACGAATCCGTCTTGGTTGGGACCAGCAGCGCGCTGACCCCGGCCGAAATGCAGGCCCTGGGCGAATACAATCTGGACCAGGCCCAGCCCCCCGACAAGGTAAAATTGGACGATTTTACCAGCGAGCGCTTTGTCGTGCCGCGCAAATACGCCCGTCCACTGGCGCGGCAGGGTCTGGAAGCGCGCGAGCGGGCCGCCTGCGCGCGATATGTGCCGGGCAACCAGCGAAATCTAAAAGTCAATGTGCGCATTGTGGAATTAACCAGTTACCCAATATTAGCGCCCGTGTGGATCATGGCCTATCGTTACCGCGACCAGGTGTATCGCTTTTTATGCAACGGCCAGACGGGAATCTCCACCGGCAAAGCTCCGTTGTCCTATAAAAAAATCGGTCTGGCGATCGCCTTGTTATTTGTGCTCATTGGCATCATCGTGGCATTCATGCTGCTAAATTAA
- a CDS encoding AAA family ATPase, whose protein sequence is MSLVSSLQKFASLVKPGSASTAVAEPLPATPATPYVPPLTDLSAVEPGPVDSAATTLKAAPDVAVDPQESNKLDHLLGRIAKLTGHESIERDNGAPKPETFVGKANPQNFGEAPGSTPDPEAAGNKTYTQGEFFPDEPKSYRDAKVTETLIEELILKFLLTRGEASGRECSDQIKMPFVLLEETLRQMKSDQWVYHRGAATMNDYVFSLTDKGRERARRHVQISTYYGAAPVALEDYIVSVKAQSLEKQHPTAADLQAAFADLLVNERMLRRLGPAVNSGRGMFLYGPAGNGKTSIAERITQAFGEYIWIPRAIGMDGEILRVFDPNCHVVAPRDTGAGIVESRKVDRRWIRIKRPTIVVGGELTLENLEVSVSKATGISEAPVQLKSNCGTLVIDDFGRQKMSTDALLNRWIVPLEKRYDFLNLASGKKIQVPFDQLIIFSTNLQPKDLVDEAFLRRIPYKIDVIDPTEGEFRELFKILVPKIGFEYRQEPIDYLIERYYKSVNRPFRNCQPRDLLHQVRNYCHFMNLPAELTNEYFDIAVENYFAVM, encoded by the coding sequence ATGTCGCTGGTTTCCTCGTTGCAAAAGTTCGCATCCCTGGTCAAGCCAGGCTCCGCCAGCACGGCGGTGGCCGAGCCGCTCCCCGCTACGCCGGCGACCCCTTATGTGCCTCCGCTAACTGATCTAAGCGCGGTGGAACCCGGCCCCGTGGATTCAGCCGCGACGACGTTAAAAGCCGCTCCCGACGTCGCGGTCGATCCGCAAGAGTCAAATAAGCTGGATCATTTGCTAGGGCGAATCGCCAAGCTGACCGGGCATGAGTCCATCGAACGCGACAACGGCGCCCCCAAACCCGAAACCTTTGTCGGCAAAGCCAACCCGCAAAATTTTGGCGAAGCGCCCGGGTCGACCCCTGATCCAGAAGCGGCGGGGAATAAAACCTACACGCAGGGAGAGTTTTTTCCGGATGAACCTAAAAGTTACCGAGACGCCAAAGTCACCGAGACCCTGATCGAAGAGCTGATCCTTAAATTCCTGTTGACGCGCGGGGAAGCCAGCGGCAGGGAATGCAGCGATCAAATCAAAATGCCCTTTGTGCTGCTGGAAGAAACCCTGCGGCAAATGAAGTCGGACCAGTGGGTGTACCACCGCGGCGCGGCGACAATGAACGATTACGTGTTTTCGCTGACGGACAAGGGACGGGAACGGGCCCGGCGGCATGTGCAAATTAGCACCTATTATGGCGCGGCGCCCGTCGCATTGGAGGATTACATTGTCAGCGTCAAGGCCCAATCCCTGGAAAAGCAGCATCCCACGGCGGCTGATTTGCAGGCGGCGTTTGCGGATCTGCTAGTGAATGAACGAATGTTGCGGCGGCTGGGTCCGGCGGTAAATTCCGGCCGCGGGATGTTTTTATATGGTCCCGCCGGCAACGGCAAAACCAGCATCGCCGAGCGGATCACCCAGGCGTTTGGCGAATATATTTGGATACCCCGGGCGATCGGCATGGATGGCGAGATTTTGCGCGTGTTTGATCCCAACTGTCATGTTGTGGCTCCGCGGGACACCGGTGCGGGGATCGTCGAAAGCCGCAAGGTGGACCGCCGCTGGATTCGCATCAAGCGGCCCACGATTGTCGTCGGCGGCGAATTAACGCTGGAAAACCTGGAAGTCAGCGTCAGCAAGGCGACCGGCATCAGCGAGGCCCCCGTTCAGCTCAAAAGCAACTGCGGCACGCTGGTTATTGACGATTTTGGCCGCCAAAAAATGAGCACCGACGCGCTGCTCAACCGCTGGATCGTTCCCCTGGAAAAACGCTACGACTTTCTGAATTTGGCCAGCGGGAAAAAAATCCAAGTCCCCTTTGACCAGTTGATTATCTTTTCCACGAATTTGCAGCCCAAGGATCTGGTGGATGAGGCGTTTTTGCGGCGTATTCCCTACAAGATTGACGTGATCGACCCGACGGAGGGGGAATTTCGCGAGCTGTTTAAGATCCTGGTTCCCAAAATCGGCTTTGAATATCGCCAAGAACCGATCGATTATCTGATCGAGCGTTATTATAAAAGCGTGAATCGCCCCTTCCGCAATTGCCAGCCGCGCGACTTGCTGCATCAGGTGCGCAACTATTGCCACTTTATGAATCTGCCCGCGGAGCTGACCAACGAATACTTTGACATCGCGGTGGAAAACTACTTTGCGGTGATGTAA
- a CDS encoding ABC transporter ATP-binding protein — translation MIETRDLNKKYGDLFAVKALNLKLEAGDVFGFIGPNGAGKTTTMKMLSTLLNPTWGEAYVCGHSIYTQAKEIRRLIGFMPDAFGVYDDLKVIEYLEFFAAAYRINGPARRKKCEEVLELVGLTFKRDALATSLSRGMNQRLGLARVLLHDPQVLLLDEPASGLDPRVRIEIRELIKKLGTMGKTIMVSSHILPELADMCNKIGIIEKGVLIENSDVQEFMKRLRKQVVLQIGFAGGAAEDERGAQALLDYPHTDKVERAGGDYKVTLRLGAPDYSDLPTMLVGQGLRLRLFREEEFNLESAFMVLTKGITA, via the coding sequence GTGATCGAAACCCGCGATTTGAATAAAAAATACGGCGATCTGTTTGCCGTCAAGGCGCTCAACCTAAAGTTGGAGGCGGGGGATGTGTTCGGCTTTATTGGGCCGAATGGCGCGGGTAAAACCACCACGATGAAAATGCTTTCGACGCTGCTCAATCCCACCTGGGGAGAAGCTTATGTCTGTGGGCATTCCATTTACACCCAGGCCAAGGAAATCCGCCGCCTGATCGGCTTTATGCCGGACGCGTTTGGCGTGTATGACGACTTAAAGGTCATCGAATATCTCGAGTTTTTTGCCGCTGCGTATCGGATCAATGGGCCCGCCCGGCGAAAAAAGTGCGAGGAAGTGCTGGAGCTCGTCGGACTAACGTTTAAACGGGACGCACTGGCGACTAGCTTGTCGCGGGGGATGAACCAGCGGCTGGGCCTGGCTCGCGTTTTGTTGCATGATCCGCAGGTGCTGCTGCTGGATGAGCCGGCCAGCGGACTGGATCCGCGGGTGCGAATTGAAATCCGGGAGTTAATAAAAAAGCTGGGGACCATGGGTAAGACGATCATGGTCAGCAGCCATATCCTGCCCGAACTGGCCGATATGTGCAATAAAATCGGGATCATCGAGAAGGGCGTATTGATCGAGAACTCCGACGTGCAGGAGTTCATGAAACGCCTGCGCAAGCAAGTGGTGCTGCAGATCGGATTTGCCGGAGGAGCCGCCGAGGACGAACGGGGCGCCCAGGCGCTCTTGGATTATCCCCATACCGACAAAGTCGAACGCGCCGGAGGGGACTATAAAGTGACGCTGCGGCTAGGCGCGCCGGACTATAGCGACCTGCCGACCATGCTGGTCGGGCAGGGGTTGCGCCTACGCTTGTTCCGCGAAGAGGAATTCAACCTGGAATCGGCATTCATGGTGCTGACCAAGGGGATCACAGCGTAG
- a CDS encoding MazG nucleotide pyrophosphohydrolase domain-containing protein: protein MYLEKDLARGVDGTFMWLMEEIGELASALRNGTHEERLGEFADVIAWLTTIANVVGVDLTEAVFRKYGAGCPGCGLFVCTCDQTEKP from the coding sequence ATGTACCTGGAAAAAGACTTGGCGCGCGGTGTGGATGGCACTTTCATGTGGCTGATGGAGGAAATCGGCGAATTGGCCAGCGCCCTCCGCAACGGCACGCATGAGGAACGACTGGGGGAATTTGCCGATGTCATCGCCTGGTTGACCACCATTGCCAACGTGGTCGGCGTGGATCTGACCGAGGCCGTCTTTCGCAAGTACGGCGCGGGCTGCCCCGGCTGCGGCCTATTTGTGTGTACCTGCGATCAGACAGAAAAACCATAA
- a CDS encoding Cof-type HAD-IIB family hydrolase produces MPSSPPFYRLLALDIDGTLVDLGDKIGERTLAALAKAQARGVEIMLCTGRRYSRALPIARRLNLHLPLVTASGALIKSPATHETLFQAQIRPAVLLPLLAYVHDRGFQPILYTDSFGLGYDFHLAEARAKSPELAEFLSLNADSIRLSPDLMTSPPADVFAGFVMGTADEMRDLAANLERLWPGELYVHVIRSPRYFGYMCEIAPAGVSKWSGVQYVARQLQLSPAQICAVGDDVNDLPMLTQAGLGVAMGNAPPDVRAQASRVTGKNTDEGLLQVVDWLLGEGGFA; encoded by the coding sequence ATGCCTTCGTCCCCCCCTTTTTACCGCCTGTTAGCCCTCGACATAGACGGCACGCTGGTCGATTTGGGGGATAAAATTGGCGAGCGCACTTTAGCCGCGCTGGCGAAGGCCCAAGCGCGGGGGGTGGAGATCATGCTTTGCACGGGACGGCGGTATAGCCGCGCGCTGCCGATTGCCAGGCGGTTGAACCTGCATTTGCCGCTGGTGACCGCCAGCGGGGCGCTGATTAAATCTCCCGCCACACACGAAACCTTATTTCAAGCCCAGATTCGTCCCGCCGTGCTGCTGCCGCTGTTGGCGTATGTCCATGACCGCGGTTTTCAGCCGATTTTGTATACCGATAGCTTTGGGCTGGGGTACGATTTTCATCTGGCCGAAGCGCGGGCGAAATCGCCGGAGTTGGCGGAGTTTTTGTCGTTGAACGCCGATTCCATCCGGCTTTCGCCCGACCTGATGACGTCCCCCCCCGCAGACGTCTTTGCCGGATTCGTCATGGGGACGGCGGATGAAATGCGGGATTTGGCCGCCAACCTGGAGCGTTTGTGGCCGGGAGAATTGTATGTGCATGTCATTCGCAGCCCCCGCTATTTCGGATATATGTGCGAAATCGCCCCCGCTGGCGTCAGCAAATGGAGCGGGGTCCAATACGTTGCCCGCCAATTGCAACTTTCTCCCGCACAAATTTGCGCAGTTGGGGACGATGTGAATGACCTGCCCATGCTCACCCAGGCGGGATTGGGCGTGGCAATGGGAAATGCCCCCCCCGATGTGCGTGCCCAGGCGTCGCGGGTGACGGGAAAAAACACCGACGAGGGATTGTTGCAGGTGGTGGATTGGCTATTAGGGGAGGGGGGATTTGCGTAA